From Rhodamnia argentea isolate NSW1041297 chromosome 10, ASM2092103v1, whole genome shotgun sequence, a single genomic window includes:
- the LOC115739863 gene encoding zinc finger protein 10-like codes for MEHAHQLLMWPKRRLSSHFKAPNNPLYDDSWEEQAFAEDAAGSLGGCIWPPRSYSCSFCRREFRSAQALGGHMNVHRRDRARLKQSPIPQSEILHPENQNHPNHIRESTPHLGLPSPPQLCTLLYNPNPNSIPPGAFVAPTSASPSGVFSPLIEGVYNDRSVVINPYYSSFISESRAQTTMSCLPSRSNLLGEKYCHIVDADLIRENSSTSDTEGERAKADHVKTGMSVSLNLFIRSRPTLSSCEEEATSRKRKRTDASNSPFFLKPSAVARHHVQPAEVCEISSGPIEDLDLELRLGNRPKVKLQS; via the coding sequence ATGGAGCATGCTCATCAGCTGCTGATGTGGCCAAAGAGGAGGCTGAGTTCTCACTTCAAAGCGCCGAACAACCCCTTGTATGACGATTCGTGGGAGGAGCAAGCGTTTGCAGAGGACGCAGCTGGGTCGCTCGGAGGTTGCATATGGCCTCCACGATCGTATTCTTGCAGCTTCTGTAGGAGGGAATTCAGATCAGCTCAAGCTCTTGGTGGCCACATGAATGTCCACAGGAGAGATAGGGCTAGATTGAAGCAATCTCCAATTCCCCAGAGTGAAATTCTTCATCCCGAGAATCAAAATCACCCTAATCACATTCGAGAGTCGACGCCGCACTTGGGTTTGCCCTCTCCGCCTCAGCTTTGCACCTTGTTGTATAACCCTAACCCTAATTCTATCCCACCAGGTGCTTTTGTTGCACCCACCTCAGCATCACCTTCTGGGGTTTTCTCTCCACTGATTGAGGGAGTTTATAATGATCGCTCCGTGGTCATTAACCCTTATTACTCTTCCTTTATAAGTGAAAGCCGTGCTCAGACTACCATGTCCTGCTTGCCGTCTAGATCCAATTTGCTTGGGGAGAAATATTGCCATATTGTTGATGCCGATCTGATCAGAGAGAATTCCAGCACATCAGATACGGAAGGAGAAAGGGCTAAAGCGGATCATGTGAAGACAGGTATGTCGGTGAGCTTAAACTTATTCATCCGGAGTCGACCGACTCTATCAAGTTGCGAGGAAGAGGCGACTAGTCGCAAGAGAAAGAGAACTGATGCTTCGAATTCACCGTTCTTTCTAAAGCCTAGCGCAGTTGCTAGGCATCATGTCCAACCAGCTGAGGTATGTGAAATAAGCTCTGGCCCCATAGAAGACTTAGATCTCGAGCTTCGGCTTGGCAACCGCCCTAAGGTAAAATTGCAGAGCTGA